One genomic segment of Drosophila melanogaster chromosome 3L includes these proteins:
- the VhaM9.7-c gene encoding vacuolar H[+] ATPase M9.7 subunit c, whose amino-acid sequence MEVFLTIVFFTIFWAAVAKYGPILFTKQPHDDLVRCIFLLTAVVCWLFWLCCYLAQLNPLLGPKLNGNTIRIIASSWGNPIKEG is encoded by the coding sequence ATGGAAGTTTTCCTAACAATCGTCTTCTTCACCATCTTCTGGGCGGCGGTGGCCAAGTACGGACCCATTCTGTTCACCAAGCAACCGCACGATGACCTGGTGCGCTGCATTTTCCTTCTGACCGCCGTCGTCTGCTGGCTTTTCTGGCTGTGCTGCTATTTGGCGCAACTGAATCCACTGCTGGGGCCGAAACTCAATGGAAACACCATTCGGATCATTGCCTCGTCCTGGGGAAATCCCATCAAGGAGGGATAA
- the Cpr64Aa gene encoding cuticular protein 64Aa has protein sequence MAQKLILVLSALVAVSSAVVVPGPGLALPAYPSYPALAKVAAPLVAKVAGPEPYDPNPQYTFSYDVHDGSTGDVKSQQETRSGDVVQGAYSLIEADGTRRIVEYTADPVHGFNAVVRREGAVVKAVAPVAKVLAPAPLLHASPLVAKVPAYGPALAPAYPALAHGYGPALAPAYGPALPKLALPALSPLGYH, from the exons ATGGCACAGAAACTGATCCTCGTCCTGAGCGCCCTGGTGGCGGTGTCCTCCGCCGTTGTGGTCCCTGGTCCCGGACTGGCACTGCCCGCCTATCCATCGTACCCGGCGCTGGCCAAGGTGGCTGCTCCTCTGGTGGCCAAGGTGGCGGGTCCGGAGCCATACGATCCCAATCCCCAATACACCTTCAGCTACGATGTTCAT GATGGCTCCACTGGTGACGTGAAGAGCCAGCAGGAGACCCGCAGCGGAGATGTGGTGCAGGGCGCCTATTCACTGATTGAGGCCGACGGAACCCGCCGCATTGTGGAGTACACCGCCGATCCCGTGCACGGATTCAACGCAGTGGTGCGCCGCGAGGGAGCTGTGGTGAAGGCTGTGGCTCCGGTGGCCAAGGTTCTGGCCCCGGCTCCGCTGCTCCATGCCTCTCCTCTGGTGGCCAAGGTGCCCGCCTATGGTCCGGCTCTGGCGCCCGCTTACCCGGCTCTGGCCCACGGATACGGACCGGCTCTGGCTCCCGCCTATGGACCTGCTCTGCCCAAGCTGGCCCTGCCCGCCCTCTCGCCCCTGGGCTACCACTAA
- the Teh2 gene encoding tipE homolog 2, isoform A produces the protein MKKSSTLTTTTSMPASPTLSAQTLSASKISLNSSRCGSAGSGCGSASGSMRSACQSPVRPGSGCVDAIKAKREEIEMDTLLEKAKFYTSVCLGTTAILSVFTFLFLIPFVVDPAISTIIADYDPVPVTCIVIDHIYAEGIKNCSWSSCREGCTSSLTKCHQLFVNYTRIPFSEWERNPRDLDTVNWDVSYTKFLINSEGCGYPPTTNCSIFARQYGFSHIGEPFPCFYSRAYPEVVIGRYSWENNLYHLILSLIIPNVLFAISIGVLSYWYCPCCEKACNKSSRVYAEKFPTKEDKLLCHSDEDDDMEY, from the exons ATGAAGAAGAGCTCCACGCTGACCACGACCACGTCGATGCCGGCGAGTCCGACGCTCTCGGCACAGACGCTCTCCGCCAGCAAGATCAGCCTGAACAGCAGCCGTTGCGGCTCGGCGGGATCGGGATGCGGATCCGCATCCGGTTCGATGCGCTCCGCCTGCCAATCACCGGTGCGGCCGGGGAGCGGATGCGTGGACGCCATCAAGGCCAAGCGCGAGGAGATCGAGATGGACACGCTGCTCGAGAAGGCAAAGTTCTATACCTCCGTGTGCCTTG GTACGACTGCCATTTTGTCGGTGTTCACATTCCTCTTCCTGATACCCTTCGTCGTGGATCCCGCCATCTCAACGATCATAGCCGACTATGATCCAGTGCCGGTGACCTGCATCGTCATCGACCATATCTACGCGGAGGGCATCAAGAATTGCAGCTGGAGCTCCTGCCGCGAGGGCTGCACATCATCACTCACCAA GTGCCATCAGTTGTTTGTCAACTATACGCGCATCCCGTTCAGCGAATGGGAGCGCAATCCTCGGGACCTAGACACGGTCAACTGGGATGTGAGCTACACCAAGTTTCTGATCAACTCAGAGGGTTGTGGCTATCCGCCCACGACCAATTGCAGTATATTTGCCAGGCAATATGG GTTTTCACACATCGGAGAGCCCTTCCCCTGCTTCTACAGCAGGGCGTATCCGGAGGTGGTCATCGGTCGGTACTCGTGGGAGAACAATCTGTACCACCTAATCCTTTCGCTGATCATACCGAACGTGCTCTTTGCCATCTCGATCGGGGTGCTCAGCTATTGGTACTGCCCCTGCTGCGAGAAGGCGTGCAACAAATCCTCGCGGGTCTACGCCGAGAAGTTCCCGACCAAGGAAGA CAAACTTCTGTGTCACAGTGACGAAGATGATGATATGGAATACtag
- the Teh2 gene encoding tipE homolog 2, isoform B produces the protein MKKSSTLTTTTSMPASPTLSAQTLSASKISLNSSRCGSAGSGCGSASGSMRSACQSPVRPGSGCVDAIKAKREEIEMDTLLEKAKFYTSVCLGTTAILSVFTFLFLIPFVVDPAISTIIADYDPVPVTCIVIDHIYAEGIKNCSWSSCREGCTSSLTKCHQLFVNYTRIPFSEWERNPRDLDTVNWDVSYTKFLINSEGCGYPPTTNCSIFARQYGFSHIGEPFPCFYSRAYPEVVIGRYSWENNLYHLILSLIIPNVLFAISIGVLSYWYCPCCEKACNKSSRVYAEKFPTKEEIVNCMKCNTEKSLSLNVF, from the exons ATGAAGAAGAGCTCCACGCTGACCACGACCACGTCGATGCCGGCGAGTCCGACGCTCTCGGCACAGACGCTCTCCGCCAGCAAGATCAGCCTGAACAGCAGCCGTTGCGGCTCGGCGGGATCGGGATGCGGATCCGCATCCGGTTCGATGCGCTCCGCCTGCCAATCACCGGTGCGGCCGGGGAGCGGATGCGTGGACGCCATCAAGGCCAAGCGCGAGGAGATCGAGATGGACACGCTGCTCGAGAAGGCAAAGTTCTATACCTCCGTGTGCCTTG GTACGACTGCCATTTTGTCGGTGTTCACATTCCTCTTCCTGATACCCTTCGTCGTGGATCCCGCCATCTCAACGATCATAGCCGACTATGATCCAGTGCCGGTGACCTGCATCGTCATCGACCATATCTACGCGGAGGGCATCAAGAATTGCAGCTGGAGCTCCTGCCGCGAGGGCTGCACATCATCACTCACCAA GTGCCATCAGTTGTTTGTCAACTATACGCGCATCCCGTTCAGCGAATGGGAGCGCAATCCTCGGGACCTAGACACGGTCAACTGGGATGTGAGCTACACCAAGTTTCTGATCAACTCAGAGGGTTGTGGCTATCCGCCCACGACCAATTGCAGTATATTTGCCAGGCAATATGG GTTTTCACACATCGGAGAGCCCTTCCCCTGCTTCTACAGCAGGGCGTATCCGGAGGTGGTCATCGGTCGGTACTCGTGGGAGAACAATCTGTACCACCTAATCCTTTCGCTGATCATACCGAACGTGCTCTTTGCCATCTCGATCGGGGTGCTCAGCTATTGGTACTGCCCCTGCTGCGAGAAGGCGTGCAACAAATCCTCGCGGGTCTACGCCGAGAAGTTCCCGACCAAGGAAGA GATCGTTAACTGCATGAAATGTAACACGGAAAAGTCGTTGTCCTTGAATGTATTTTGA
- the CG18675 gene encoding uncharacterized protein — protein MVLLQVKRGDELIFLYETSVKEKTDTVLRELVALHNGQLKIQRVCMEIEELAEHGTMVPPEMIGLNEEQREELKLKDVWADKCIPSGGFTINKDPLLRRNGQQPTEAMQKVLAGAMNDAKAMVDRRLAKSSKTLTPKIVEEALNLLRGGVTIVYPMQLPPHDSIRMEFTNTEDLTGTQASKEVIEPSKAQFWFAGHQMLMGKLMSDYLGHNDKTKVVVKLNQIGEGPPGREAVISDPLRRQMMAEAYRRQEELKKLEQDDDDEYLNSSWADSGSLKRQAHGLENVRFRFRK, from the exons ATGGTGCTTCTTCAGGTGAAACGCGGAGACGAGCTTATCTTCCTCTATGAGACAAGCGTTAAGGAGAAGACTGATACTGTGCTTCGCGAGCTTGTGGCTCTGCACAATGGTCAACTGAAGATTCAGCGTGTCTGCATGGAGATTGAGGAGCTGGCCGAACATGGCACCATGGTGCCGCCTGAAATGATTGGCCTCAACGAGGAACAGAGGGAAGAGCTCAAGCTTAAGGATGTCTGGGCGGATAAGTGCATCCCGTCTGGTGGTTTCACTATCAACAAGGATCCGCTCCTTCGCCGTAACGGACAGCAGCCAACTGAGGCGATGCAAAAGGTCCTGGCAGGTGCCATGAACGACGCCAAGGCTATGGTGGATCGG CGCTTAGCTAAATCCTCAAAGACCTTGACCCCAAAGATCGTTGAGGAGGCGTTGAACCTCCTGCGTGGTGGTGTCACTATTGTATATCCCATGCAATTGCCGCCCCACGACTCCATACGCATGGAGTTCACCAATACCGAGGATCTGACTGGCACCCAGGCCTCCAAGGAGGTCATCGAACCGTCCAAGGCTCAGTTCTGGTTTGCAGGACACCAGATGCTGATGGGGAAGCTAATGAGCGACTATTTGGGTCACAACGACAAAACCAAG GTGGTCGTGAAGCTAAATCAAATTGGTGAAGGACCACCGGGACGCGAAGCCGTGATCTCCGATCCCTTGCGTCGCCAGATGATGGCCGAGGCCTATCGCCGCCAGGAGGAACTCAAG aaACTTGAGCaagacgatgacgacgagTATCTCAACTCCTCCTGGGCCGACAGCGGCAGTCTGAAACGTCAGGCGCATGGTCTGGAAAATGTTAGATTCCGATTCAGAAAATGA
- the Teh4 gene encoding tipE homolog 4 — MGRRKDKPRVIPEQDARICRAICLCQLTMVLSCVSIVYLSVAIYSPSLKAFKSGFELDPVMCQTVDRQMPNNCPWASCGEWCLTKTSGFCPQIHSIVRRNGTDIQLNNCTRVTNTSCAMIDLSRLNKFNCNNGTACNNIRGVFNCSNGHCKNMSEFFLCHHKADGLTVNSQKDNTKLNGFFECHGVHCTKIKKPFSCDRYCSKITTTNVNTLIMHEDNLIAADCENAVAFNQARGSEHGVRIEPFEFWKEDDGNLLTNCATVTRESDNRITATDCINGTLLEHDTLPAPFMNFTQFWAIYENSTRSVDPEQRYLPNQANLTIYSWKKLFINLEGCVNTLRGECKDFVARYGNDGDNNTAQSRYQCYYNKDSNVEFVVARYDLDKVYRELLVSLIVPIVLFVISSISLCIITKSVKVGDDAKMRCVCAGDDSDNDGPFGPGLANKQQDQMYDTDDDVVDLEHQAVDGQELSDHGLPLDNQELIGSTKSLIPISPVGESGTSDQIFDQDQEKATTCDVPEKPLVIL; from the exons ATGGGGCGGCGCAAGGACAAACCGCGGGTGATTCCCGAACAGGATGCGCGCATCTGTCGCGCCATCTGCCTGTGCCAGCTGACCATGGTGCTGTCCTGCGTGTCCATCGTCTACCTAAGCGTGGCCATCTACTCGCCCTCCCTAAA GGCCTTCAAGTCCGGCTTCGAGCTGGATCCCGTCATGTGCCAGACGGTGGATCGCCAGATGCCCAACAACTGCCCCTGGGCATCCTGCGGCGAGTGGTGCCTGACCAAGACCAGTGGCTTTTGCCCCCAGATCCACTCAATAGTGCGTCGCAACGGCACCGATATCCAGCTGAACAACTGCACCAGAGTCACCAACACATCGTGCGCCATG ATTGACCTGAGTCGGCTGAACAAGTTCAATTGCAACAACGGCACCGCCTGCAACAATATCAGAGGCGTCTTCAACTGCTCCAATG GACACTGCAAGAATATGTCGGAGTTCTTCTTGTGTCACCACAAAGCCGATGGACTTACGGTCAATTCGCAGAAGGATAACACCAAGCTGAATGGATTCTTCGAGTGTCACGGGGTGCACTGCACCAAGATCAAGAAGCCCTTCAGCTGCGATCGCTACTGTTCCAAGATAACAACTACCAATGTGAACACCCTTATTATGCAC GAGGATAATCTTATTGCCGCCGATTGTGAGAACGCAGTGGCTTTCAACCAAGCCCGAGGATCCGAGCACGGTGTGCGTATCGAACCCTTTGAGTTTTGGAAAGAGGATGATGGCAACCTGCTGACCAACTGCGCCACAGTCACAAGAGAGTCGGACAATCGCATCAC TGCCACGGACTGCATAAATGGAACCCTCCTGGAACATGACACCTTGCCCGCTCCCTTCATGAACTTCACCCAGTTTTGGGCCATCTATGAGAACAGCACCAGGTCGGTGGATCCCGAGCAGAGGTACCTGCCCAACCAGGCCAACCTGACCATCTACAGCTGGAAGAAACTGTTCATCAACCTGGAGGGCTGCGTGAACACACTGCGTGGGGAGTGCAAGGACTTTGTGGCTCGCTATGGCAACGATGGCGATAACAACACCGCCCAGTCACGCTACCAGTGCTACTATAACAAG GACTCGAATGTGGAGTTTGTGGTTGCACGCTACGATTTGGACAAGGTTTACAGGGAGCTTCTAGTCTCGCTGATTGTGCCCATTGTGCTCTTTGTGATCTCATCTATATCGTTATGTATCATCACCAAATCCGTCAAG GTGGGTGACGATGCCAAGATGCGCTGTGTTTGTGCCGGCGATGATTCAGATAATGATGGCCCCTTTGGCCCAGGACTAGCAAACAAGCAGCAGGATCAGATGTACGATACAGACGACGATGTAGTTGACCTGGAGCACCAAGCGGTGGATGGTCAAGAACTATCGGACCACGGACTTCCGCTGGACAACCAAGAGCTAATCGGTAGCACCAAGTCGTTGATACCAATCAGTCCCGTCGGAGAATCCGGAACTAGTGATCAAATCTTTGACCAGGATCAGGAGAAAGCAACTACGTGCGATGTTCCCGAGAAACCACTAGTCATACTATAA
- the CG15005 gene encoding uncharacterized protein, whose protein sequence is MCNLFWLSACFLALCLPHALSESNATSVEGTPKTESKAELVPTAEKLIRYRRQPPYAVIKRSKLRRRTKGHPKIKYGPPPPHIRYSKPSFPAHTHIEEPSFSLDDFQHLKFDGADFKIPTSSYEAQSMDLDFYNHDTEPDLYGAHKFPSLDFGLVTTHEHVPHQQYGLPPVQQSFQPDHSFTTHYEPPPAPAHPPATRYGVPDAPAPVPSYPHQDLPAPDSYSIYEQKIPNVGYHQNFAEPPKHPPKHGSINNPNFEIAYSPPAFEISTSYQSNHQQSYVPPHPPSSHDGFAEPPSNNYVKPPPQHPPTNSYAPPQHPSSSYDQPPQHPSSSYDQPPQHPPPSYSQPPQHPSSSYDQPAQHPSSSYDQPPKHPSSSYEQPPQHPSSSYDQPPQHPSSSYDQPPEEHPSSYQHPPTSTYDQAPQHPPSNYVSSDSHSINTYPQDDYSPPSQELPLNPHHKFPSFDFPKSSYEVPIYDPVPFEASNRDEQESYPPILASSPDLNEITSDAHAAGSSKRRKRKRKPSPGVVPAKHTLDVPELQQAYDADSHLGESHESNADTDANSSHYVERKQSFFNFVTPTTTTSTTPAPWTPMRGRGSTTRAAFIPTIVTSTPKTPTTDRSRHRGSSRYRTKQQPGNPSSSDPTNTSVQIDQSHSQSYYDGTIAPPTRQQFSPTTGGRGSRPTRPSYVRNHGPVSPLALQPADGRGPSTSKRTTKGVFDTTLFKSPLSDREMERNLHGLRQNLPKNHKLF, encoded by the exons ATGTgcaatttgttttggctttcGGCCTGTTTT TTGGCCCTCTGTCTGCCCCATGCCCTCAGCGAATCCAATGCCACAAGTGTTGAGGGGACGCCTAAGACTGAGTCAAAAGCAGAGCTGGTGCCCACGGCGGAGAAACTAATCCGATATCGCCGTCAGCCTCCCTACGCCGTGATCAAGCGCTCCAAGCTGCGCCGGCGGACTAAGGGTCATCCGAAGATTAAGTACGGACCACCACCGCCCCACATTCGCTACTCGAAACCATCATTCCCTGCCCATACCCATATCGAGGAGCCAAGCTTCTCCCTCGATGACTTTCAGCACCTGAAGTTCGATGGTGCGGACTTTAAGATACCCACTTCCAGTTACGAAGCGCAGTCCATGGATCTGGACTTCTACAATCACGATACGGAACCGGATCTCTATGGAGCACACAAATTCCCTAGCCTGGACTTTGGCTTAGTCACCACACATGAGCATGTTCCTCACCAACAGTACGGGTTGCCTCCTGTGCAGCAGAGCTTCCAGCCAGATCACTCTTTTACTACGCACTATGAGCCACCTCCAGCTCCGGCTCATCCGCCGGCTACCCGCTATGGAGTACCCGACGCTCCTGCTCCAGTGCCCAGCTATCCACATCAGGATCTGCCAGCTCCTGACTCCTATTCCATATATGAGCAGAAGATTCCCAATGTGGGCTACCATCAGAACTTTGCGGAACCACCCAAGCATCCCCCCAAACATGGTTCCATCAATAATCCTAACTTTGAGATCGCCTATTCTCCGCCCGCATTCGAGATCAGCACTTCCTATCAGTCCAATCACCAGCAGAGCTACGTTCCACCCCATCCCCCATCATCTCATGATGGGTTCGCGGAGCCACCGTCTAATAATTATGTGAAGCCTCCTCCCCAGCACCCTCCAACTAATAGTTACGCACCACCCCAACATCCTTCTTCGAGCTATGACCAGCCACCGCAGCATCCATCATCGAGTTATGACCAGCCGCCACAGCATCCTCCTCCCAGCTATAGTCAGCCTCCCCAACACCCTTCTTCTAGTTATGATCAACCTGCTCAACATCCCTCATCCAGTTATGATCAACCTCCTAAACATCCGTCTTCCAGTTACGAACAACCTCCCCAGCATCCCTCCTCCAGTTACGATCAACCTCCCCAACATCCCTCCTCCAGTTATGATCAACCTCCTGAGGAGCACCCAAGCTCCTACCAACATCCTCCAACATCCACATATGATCAGGCACCCCAGCATCCACCATCAAACTATGTTTCCTCCGATTCCCATTCCATCAATACATATCCGCAGGACGATTACTCACCACCGTCGCAGGAGTTGCCCTTAAATCCACACCACAAGTTTCCTAGTTTCGATTTCCCCAAATCCAGCTACGAAGTGCCCATCTACGATCCCGTTCCTTTCGAAGCCTCCAATCGCGATGAACAGGAGTCCTATCCACCCATCTTGGCATCCTCTCCCGATCTGAATGAGATAACTTCAGATGCCCATGCGGCTGGTAGTTCCAAGCGGCGTAAGAGAAAGCGAAAGCCCAGTCCTGGAGTTGTCCCCGCAAAGCATACGCTTGATGTTCCTGAGCTCCAGCAGGCCTATGATGCGGATAGCCACTTGGGGGAGTCACACGAGTCAAATGCAGATACGGATGCAAATAGTTCTCACTATGTGGAGAGGAAGCAGAGCTTTTTCAACTTTGTCACGCCCACAACAACGACGTCGACGACTCCGGCTCCTTGGACTCCAATGAGGGGCAGGGGTAGTACGACCCGTGCGGCATTCATACCAACCATTGTAACAAGTACTCCGAAAACACCCACTACTGATCGCAGTAGACATCGTGGCTCTTCTCGGTATCGCACAAAGCAGCAACCCGGAAATCCCAGTTCATCCGATCCCACCAATACCAGCGTTCAAATCGATCAATCCCACTCGCAAAGCTATTACGATGGAACCATTGCACCACCGACCAGGCAACAGTTTTCACCCACAACCGGAGGACGTGGCTCGAGACCGACAAGACCAAGTTACGTCAGAAATCACGGCCCGGTGTCACCGCTGGCATTGCAGCCCGCCGATGGTAGGGGTCCATCCACATCCAAGCGGACTACTAAGGGCGTCTTCGACACGACGCTGTTCAAGAGTCCCCTCAGCGATAGGGAGATGGAGAGAAATCTCCATGGGCTGCGTCAGAACTTGCCAAAAAATCATAAACTATTCTGA
- the Teh3 gene encoding tipE homolog 3, whose product MGKKKVPVEDLVVPPQDTRICGTICICQMTLVLSSVALVYLTVAIYMPSTRAFKSGIDPTPVMCTTTRAVNKDNCEWGSCGEWCLSKTSGACIQIYVNLRSNGSNLIFQNCTNSANKTCYGIDQDRADKARCINDECKNLTGTFNCTAGQCLNITDAFECIFHNSDAPVKCSGRRGKINCMDISGLYSCSRGTCRKIRTPYNCDRRCVDIPTRNKNVVVLSGDKVYLSQCQNAINAETLEEVWNESSENVAMTSCYFIRHTSDQVDAVDCINGSTLETNMLSDLTNFTYLSHLHVSVATPVPEIAPPDVDLTISNESKLMINLEGCVNTLMDECKEFLKDFGRDGSDHNARARFPCFYSPGKKDVVVARFDLEVTYRQFVFASVVPSVLFVVSCSILIMCQTTVYVGDDAKMRFKGCVDTETVLNKNNVGAPTNGDMGGGGGDEVMAL is encoded by the coding sequence ATGGGCAAGAAAAAGGTGCCCGTTGAGGACCTGGTGGTTCCACCGCAGGACACGCGAATATGCGGCACCATATGCATCTGCCAGATGACCCTGGTGCTCAGCTCGGTGGCTCTCGTCTACCTCACGGTGGCCATATATATGCCCTCAACCAGGGCCTTCAAAAGTGGCATCGATCCCACGCCGGTGATGTGCACCACCACGCGGGCGGTGAACAAGGACAACTGCGAGTGGGGCAGTTGTGGCGAGTGGTGTCTGAGCAAGACTTCCGGAGCCTGCATCCAGATCTATGTGAATCTGCGCAGCAATGGCAGCAATCTCATATTCCAGAACTGCACCAACTCGGCCAATAAAACGTGCTACGGGATCGACCAGGATCGCGCGGACAAGGCCAGGTGCATCAATGATGAGTGCAAGAATCTCACGGGCACCTTCAATTGCACCGCTGGCCAGTGTCTGAACATCACGGATGCCTTCGAGTGCATCTTCCACAACAGTGATGCACCAGTCAAGTGTTCCGGCAGGCGGGGAAAGATCAACTGCATGGACATCAGCGGGCTGTACTCCTGCAGTCGAGGAACGTGCCGGAAGATCCGTACTCCCTATAACTGTGACCGAAGGTGCGTGGACATCCCAACACGGAACAAGAACGTGGTGGTCCTCAGCGGGGACAAGGTCTACCTGTCGCAGTGCCAGAATGCCATCAATGCCGAAACTCTGGAGGAGGTGTGGAACGAGTCAAGCGAAAATGTAGCAATGACATCGTGTTACTTCATCAGGCACACCTCGGACCAGGTGGATGCGGTGGACTGCATCAATGGCTCCACGCTGGAGACCAATATGCTCAGCGATCTGACCAACTTCACATATCTGAGCCACCTGCACGTGTCGGTGGCCACTCCAGTGCCGGAAATAGCACCACCCGATGTGGACCTCACCATTTCCAACGAGTCCAAGCTGATGATCAATCTGGAGGGGTGTGTGAACACTCTGATGGACGAGTGCAAGGAGTTCCTCAAGGACTTCGGACGCGATGGCAGCGACCACAATGCCCGGGCCCGCTTCCCGTGCTTCTATTCGCCCGGAAAGAAGGACGTGGTGGTGGCCCGATTCGACCTGGAGGTCACCTATCGCCAGTTTGTGTTCGCCTCGGTAGTGCCATCGGTTCTGTTCGTGGTCTCGTGTTCCATCCTGATCATGTGCCAGACCACCGTCTACGTGGGCGACGATGCCAAGATGCGCTTCAAAGGATGTGTGGACACGGAGACGGTCCTGAATAAGAACAACGTGGGCGCACCCACCAACGGCGACATGGGCGGGGGCGGCGGCGATGAGGTTATGGCCCTATGA
- the tipE gene encoding temperature-induced paralytic E, isoform A, translated as MGDEQDKRTGKEKLLFYTTAFFILLGTFSLFAFLFLVPFVIEPAFTTIFMQFEEVPALCETYDTEIYYGAKNCSWSSCREGCTKDIYTCTQIRVNYRLNLYNFTDEFNFTEYHINLKEAERILPPVKRTDRYERALRSDYEYDNLGGGTGLDIDLGAGRMEQLNFGDADGSNGYLIEDSEDTRGLSASGTLISDERRPFDEISELNEGLMGNRSMYYYVGARLFPNVKGCGYPPMLNCTIWLKRYTKIGMKFPCYYSKVDPSLVISDLDYWQNTLNLVYSMAIPIPSFIISVIYLTYAYFKIYNEDEETAPLDKNAEDMDIDDIDAVDDSDGAVLADNVAGSQIINMDSTTNDSCLEGVLPNGGPGMTASISQGGSVTTPGPYIAQSPAGSQMTPNSEINSFGHQLKVQMADELSRDSLENGAISTSNSVQGNLSKTMTTSISTPPGPTAAV; from the exons ATGGGAGACGAGCAGGACAAACGCACCGGCAAGGAGAAGCTGCTCTTCTACACCACCGCCTTCTTCATCCTGCTGGGCACCTTCAGCCTGTTCGCCTTCCTCTTCCTGGTGCCCTTCGTCATCGAGCCCGCCTTCACCACGATCTTCATGCAGTTCGAGGAGGTTCCGGCGCTCTGCGAAACGTACGACACGGAGATCTACTACGGGGCCAAGAACTGTTCGTGGTCGTCCTGCCGCGAGGGCTGCACCAAGGACATCTATACGTGCACCCAGATTCGGGTGAACTACCGTCTCAATCTATATAACTTCACCGATGAGTTCAACTTCACGGAGTACCACATCAATCTCAAGGAGGCGGAGCGCATCCTGCCGCCCGTCAAGCGAACGGATCGCTATGAGAGAGCTCTGAGGAGCGACTACGAGTACGATAATCTGGGTGGTGGCACCGGCTTGGACATCGACTTAGGCGCCGGCCGGATGGAACAGCTCAATTTTGGGGATGCCGACGGCTCCAATGGCTACCTCATTGAGGATTCGGAGGATACGCGCGGTCTGAGCGCTTCGGGTACCCTCATTTCGGACGAGCGGAGGCCGTTCGACGAGATCTCCGAGCTGAACGAGGGCCTGATGGGGAACCGCTCCATGTACTACTATGTGGGAGCCAGGCTCTTTCCGAATGTAAAGGGCTGTGGCTACCCGCCAATGCTCAACTGTACCATCTGGCTAAAGAGGTACACCAAGATCGGCATGAAGTTCCCCTGCTACTACTCCAAGGTGGACCCAAGTCTGGTCATCAGCGACCTGGACTACTGGCAGAACACCCTAAACTTGGTCTACTCGATGGCCATTCCAATACCCTCGTTCATCATCTCGGTGATTTATCTGACGTATGCCTACTTCAAGATATACAACGAGGATGAGGAGACGGCGCCGTTGGACAAGAACGCCGAAGACATGGACATCGATGATATCGATGCCGTGGACGACAGCGATGGTGCAGTCCTGGCGGACAATGTGGCCGGTAGCCAAATCATTAACATGGACTCAACCACCAACGACAGTTGTCTGGAGGGTGTCCTGCCCAACGGCGGTCCCGGCATGACCGCCTCCATATCGCAGGGTGGCTCCGTCACCACGCCGGGTCCGTACATCGCGCAGAGTCCGGCGGGCTCGCAGATGACGCCCAACTCGGAGATCAACTCGTTCGGTCACCAGCTGAAAGTCCAGATGGCCGACGAGCTATCGAGGGATTCGCTGGAGAACGGAGCTATCTCCACGTCCAACTCAGTGCAAGG aaACTTGAGCaagacgatgacgacgagTATCTCAACTCCTCCTGGGCCGACAGCGGCAGTCTGA